One genomic segment of Hydra vulgaris chromosome 14, alternate assembly HydraT2T_AEP includes these proteins:
- the LOC136091107 gene encoding piggyBac transposable element-derived protein 4-like, whose translation MADIVTRHTNKKVFSVYSSLNLNSDSKRKWKPVTVQEIYSFMAILICSGVNNSNTDHVSDMWHSSSYPLYRATIGINRFRNIMRFIRFDDANTRKQRKKSDKAAPIRDIWTMLNKNLSQIYKPTDNLTVDEQLYPFRGRTKFTQYIPSKPAKYGIKIWWVCDAENAFPLNGIIYTGKTGHTREKNQGERVVKELAVAYKGSGRNIFMDNFFTSLSFAQQLLSWNLTIVGTLKKNKPYIPPIMGPNKSGELYSSLFAFHENITMCSYVPKKKKSVILLSTMHSDIAVNEDLKKKPHIITYYNKCKTGVDTMDQMISRYTTQRRTLRWPLVMFFNMLDISTLASYLIYYENRKMMKKKTNQRRLFMRQLSEELAKPMIIIRYQNLQVRRHYNTKIAIESVIGQQSVLVKENHLEEKKLLVLAIFVTNSQQRREEKQERVALNSIILCVTNIHLVLLNVLNVIYEFFC comes from the coding sequence ATGGCAGATATTGTTACTcgacatacaaataaaaaagtattctcGGTATACTCATCACTCAATCTCAATtcagattctaaaagaaaatgGAAGCCAGTTACAGTTCAggaaatatattcttttatggCTATTTTGATTTGTTCTGGTGTAAATAACTCTAATACTGACCACGTTAGTGATATGTGGCATTCTAGCTCATACCCACTATATCGAGCAACAATAGGAATCAATAGGTTTCGAAACATTATGCGTTTTATTAGATTTGATGATGCCAATACTCGCAAGCAGCGCAAAAAATCAGATAAAGCAGCTCCAATTCGTGATATTTGGACaatgcttaacaaaaatttatcgcAAATCTATAAGCCAACAGATAATTTAACAGTAGATGAACAACTTTATCCTTTTCGTGGTCGCACAAAGTTTACTCAGTACATTCCCTCAAAGCCAGCCAAATATGGCATTAAAATATGGTGGGTTTGTGATGCTGAAAATGCTTTTCCTCTTAATGGTATCATTTACACTGGGAAAACTGGTCATACACGAGAAAAAAACCAAGGTGAAAGAGTTGTTAAAGAACTTGCAGTTGCGTACAAAGGCAGTGGGAGAAACATTTTCatggataatttttttactagtttatcTTTTGCTCAACAATTGCTCTCATGGAACTTGACTATAGTTGGcacattaaagaaaaacaaaccaTACATTCCACCGATAATGGGTCCAAATAAATCAGGGGAATTATACTCATCTTTATTTGCCTTCCATGAAAACATAACAATGTGCTCTTacgtaccaaaaaaaaaaaaatcagtaattctTTTATCAACAATGCACTCTGATATTGCTGTAAATGAGgatctaaaaaaaaagccacacattattacttattataacAAATGCAAAACAGGAGTTGATACCATGGACCAAATGATAAGTAGATACACTACACAACGTCGCACTTTGAGATGGCCACTGgtaatgttttttaacatgttAGACATCAGTACACTTGCATCGTATTtgatttattatgaaaatagaaagatgatgaaaaaaaaaaccaatcaGCGAAGGTTGTTTATGCGCCAATTAAGTGAAGAGCTTGCTAAACCAATGATAATCATTCGGTATCAAAACTTGCAGGTAAGAAGGCATTACAATACTAAGATTGCTATTGAAAGTGTGATTGGACAGCAAAGTGTTTTAGTGAAAGAGAATCatctggaagaaaaaaaattactggttCTTGCCATATTTGTTACCAACAGCCAACAAAGAAGAgaagaaaaacaagaaagagTTGCTCTCAATTCAATAATCCTGTGTGTGACGAACATTCATTTGGTTTTGTTAAATGTGTTGAATGTAATAtatgagtttttttgttaa